In the Candidatus Saccharimonas aalborgensis genome, one interval contains:
- a CDS encoding slipin family protein, with amino-acid sequence MEGAVITIILFVGAIIASGIKIIDQYERGVVLTLGKFSGIREPGLRIVVPVFQRMIKVDIRTNTIDIPKQEVITKDNVTINVDAVVYFNVVNADKAVLEVANYIYATSQFAQAALRDVTGNVELDSLLGKRDEVSQQIKDIVDGETEKWGINIDSVKVQNIELPQDMKRAMAKQAEAERERRAKIIAAEGEQMSAQKLGEAADIISAHPIALQLRNLQVLTEIAVEKNSTIIFPSQFMDTVQSVKDFMAKEVK; translated from the coding sequence GTGGAAGGTGCAGTAATCACAATCATTTTGTTTGTCGGGGCAATTATTGCAAGTGGCATAAAGATTATCGATCAGTATGAGCGAGGGGTTGTACTTACTCTCGGTAAGTTTAGCGGTATACGTGAGCCAGGACTGCGCATTGTAGTACCAGTGTTCCAGCGAATGATAAAAGTCGATATTCGCACTAATACCATCGATATTCCTAAGCAAGAAGTTATCACAAAAGACAATGTCACCATCAATGTCGATGCAGTTGTTTATTTCAACGTCGTCAATGCCGATAAAGCTGTTCTAGAGGTGGCAAATTATATTTATGCGACAAGCCAGTTTGCGCAGGCTGCACTTCGCGACGTCACTGGTAATGTTGAACTCGATTCGTTGCTCGGTAAACGAGATGAGGTGAGCCAGCAGATCAAAGATATCGTCGACGGCGAAACCGAAAAATGGGGCATCAACATCGACAGTGTCAAAGTCCAAAATATCGAATTACCTCAGGATATGAAACGTGCCATGGCCAAACAGGCCGAGGCAGAGCGCGAGCGCCGGGCAAAGATCATCGCTGCCGAGGGTGAGCAAATGAGTGCCCAAAAGTTAGGTGAAGCGGCTGATATCATCTCTGCACACCCGATTGCATTACAGCTTCGAAATTTGCAGGTCTTGACTGAGATTGCGGTTGAAAAGAACTCAACGATTATTTTCCCCAGTCAATTTATGGACACAGTGCAGAGTGTCAAAGATTTTATGGCCAAAGAAGTTAAATAG
- a CDS encoding glutamate ligase domain-containing protein, with the protein MKLIHTAKKALYISVAKYFRYWSNKSLRRWNPRVIVVTGSVGKTTMLNLIETQLGPAAHYSHNANSAFGIAFDIVGMRGITSSKLKWLYLFIAVPLRSLFFTRHEKYYVAEIDGERPREASLLAEWLRPEVTVWVSLGRSHAVFYDAVVASGRYGSVDEAIADEFASLARNTSKLVIVDGGNPAMTTQIKDISGKIVAITDAALHKYHVSPTSASFVMSSGTFSFSDPMPKETYVQLAMLEQLMNYLALPITHDVSSFSSPPGRSRHFAGIKDTHLIDSSYNAHLISMRSMIAMMQAMPATHKWAVIGDMVEQGKSESEEHRLLGELLSTTDFEQIILVGRRVSLHTHPAISSSNPQRHVESFANARDALQYIVDHLQGNEVLLFKGSQYLEWIVEKLLLNPQDVSKLARQDIASVKRRASWGLS; encoded by the coding sequence ATGAAATTGATACATACAGCAAAAAAAGCCCTCTACATTTCGGTAGCGAAGTATTTTCGTTACTGGTCAAACAAGAGCCTGCGGCGCTGGAATCCGCGAGTTATTGTCGTAACGGGGTCGGTTGGCAAGACAACCATGCTCAATCTCATCGAAACGCAGCTCGGACCGGCGGCTCACTATTCACACAATGCCAATAGTGCCTTTGGGATTGCCTTCGATATCGTGGGGATGCGTGGTATTACCAGCAGCAAGCTGAAATGGCTGTATCTGTTCATCGCCGTCCCCCTCCGATCACTTTTTTTTACCAGACATGAAAAATATTATGTTGCCGAGATTGACGGAGAACGCCCCCGCGAAGCCTCACTGCTTGCCGAATGGCTACGTCCCGAAGTAACTGTCTGGGTGAGCCTGGGCAGAAGCCACGCGGTGTTTTACGATGCAGTGGTCGCAAGCGGTCGCTATGGGTCAGTCGATGAAGCTATCGCCGATGAATTCGCTTCACTTGCCCGAAACACCTCAAAGCTCGTAATCGTAGATGGCGGCAACCCGGCCATGACCACACAGATCAAAGATATTAGCGGCAAGATAGTTGCCATAACTGACGCAGCATTGCACAAATACCACGTCTCGCCTACCAGTGCATCATTTGTAATGAGTAGTGGCACATTTTCTTTTTCAGATCCAATGCCAAAAGAGACGTACGTCCAATTGGCGATGCTTGAGCAGCTCATGAACTATCTCGCTTTGCCGATTACCCACGATGTATCGTCATTTTCGTCACCACCAGGCAGAAGTCGTCATTTTGCAGGCATCAAAGACACACACCTGATAGACAGCAGCTACAACGCACACCTCATCAGCATGCGTTCAATGATTGCGATGATGCAGGCTATGCCCGCGACGCACAAGTGGGCGGTCATCGGCGATATGGTGGAGCAAGGCAAGAGCGAGTCCGAAGAACACCGATTGCTTGGCGAGCTCCTCTCAACCACAGATTTCGAGCAAATTATTCTGGTGGGGCGACGAGTTTCTCTACATACTCACCCCGCTATCAGTTCATCCAACCCGCAAAGACACGTAGAATCATTTGCAAACGCACGCGATGCACTGCAATATATCGTCGATCATTTGCAGGGAAATGAAGTCCTGCTCTTTAAGGGTAGCCAGTACCTCGAATGGATAGTCGAGAAGTTACTTCTCAACCCACAGGATGTAAGTAAATTAGCTCGCCAGGATATTGCATCAGTTAAGCGCCGAGCATCTTGGGGGTTATCATGA
- a CDS encoding alpha/beta fold hydrolase: MTAPLVIIHGWTYTIKPWDKTVAILKEMGVEVHQLRVPGLTQPSDAVWTIDAYVAWLDQELQAIPNPIVLGHSNGGRIAMHYLAQHPNRFKKLILLNSAGVAISSTSQSLKKTAVKASAKILKPLKYIPGVRRVVYRALGSDYGRAPKNMQATLNNMLAADKDFSPRMIATPTIMLWGESDNVTSLAIGKKIADELPTATLHTFPGWGHAPYLTHPEQVADAIMAAMQESA; this comes from the coding sequence ATGACAGCGCCTCTCGTCATCATCCACGGCTGGACCTACACAATTAAGCCATGGGACAAAACTGTTGCCATTCTCAAGGAGATGGGAGTGGAAGTACATCAACTCCGTGTGCCAGGACTGACACAGCCGTCTGACGCCGTGTGGACAATCGATGCGTACGTCGCCTGGCTCGATCAGGAACTACAAGCAATCCCCAATCCAATCGTCCTAGGGCATTCAAATGGTGGTCGTATTGCCATGCATTATCTAGCACAACACCCCAATCGTTTCAAAAAGCTTATTTTGCTGAATAGTGCCGGCGTCGCTATCTCGTCAACGAGCCAGTCGCTGAAAAAAACTGCAGTGAAAGCATCAGCAAAGATACTCAAACCGCTCAAATATATCCCTGGTGTTCGACGTGTAGTGTACCGCGCGCTAGGAAGCGACTACGGCAGAGCACCAAAAAACATGCAGGCCACACTCAACAATATGCTAGCAGCCGATAAAGACTTCTCTCCGCGTATGATCGCTACCCCAACGATCATGCTGTGGGGGGAGTCGGATAACGTTACGTCGCTCGCAATTGGCAAAAAAATTGCCGATGAACTCCCCACGGCAACGCTCCATACCTTTCCGGGCTGGGGACATGCGCCGTACCTCACTCACCCAGAACAAGTGGCTGACGCAATTATGGCTGCCATGCAGGAGAGCGCGTGA
- a CDS encoding DegT/DnrJ/EryC1/StrS family aminotransferase — MIFQSIGSQFRAPDMWRHLTAHASRDSSTKLTHTLEATFGGKAFLYQNGRSALAAALTQIALDHPGASVAVNGYSCFVVQEAVHAAGLTPVFLDIDPNALHFSGDTLAKALTENTDIKAVVVQNTLGIPCDIETIERITTKRNICLIEDLAHSAGLRYGDGRAAGSVGAFVILSFGRDKLLDTVSGGALIVRQSTDTSKLPQHELLAPLGTRLRDRLYPFFTWIARMLYPIKVGGVLLRGLLWTKLISRSASGSINPSYTMPAWQAECALYRLKELDHDIGRRKALQEIYQERLPSLIVADTPVRVSIMVKDRAAVLRALRAHHYYLDDIWYDSPIGPRRLYPSVAFPESRCPHAVYAAEHIINLPTHVSVDKTTARHIAQIIAEEEA, encoded by the coding sequence GTGATTTTTCAGTCAATCGGCTCACAGTTTCGGGCCCCAGATATGTGGCGGCATCTGACTGCTCATGCTTCGCGTGATTCGTCTACGAAACTCACCCACACACTTGAGGCAACATTTGGCGGAAAGGCCTTTTTGTACCAAAATGGCAGAAGTGCGCTCGCGGCAGCCTTAACCCAAATCGCGTTAGATCATCCAGGCGCATCGGTCGCGGTGAACGGCTATAGCTGCTTCGTCGTACAAGAAGCGGTGCATGCGGCTGGTTTGACACCAGTATTTCTTGATATCGATCCAAACGCTCTCCATTTTTCGGGTGATACCCTAGCGAAAGCGCTCACAGAAAACACCGATATCAAAGCAGTGGTCGTTCAAAATACCTTAGGCATTCCGTGTGATATAGAGACGATTGAGCGAATCACTACAAAACGAAATATTTGTCTTATCGAGGACCTGGCTCATTCTGCTGGCTTACGCTATGGCGACGGTCGTGCGGCAGGATCTGTTGGGGCCTTTGTCATCCTATCATTTGGCCGCGATAAACTACTCGATACGGTGAGTGGCGGTGCACTCATTGTGCGTCAATCAACAGATACAAGCAAATTGCCTCAGCATGAGCTACTTGCACCGCTGGGAACTCGCCTGAGAGATCGTTTGTATCCATTTTTTACCTGGATAGCACGCATGTTGTATCCGATAAAAGTTGGCGGCGTGTTACTACGGGGGCTCCTGTGGACAAAGCTCATTTCACGCTCGGCGAGCGGTAGTATCAACCCGTCCTACACGATGCCTGCTTGGCAAGCCGAATGTGCGCTCTATCGGCTGAAGGAGCTAGATCATGATATTGGTCGGCGAAAGGCGCTCCAGGAAATCTACCAAGAAAGACTACCCTCACTCATCGTAGCCGATACACCCGTGCGTGTCTCGATCATGGTAAAAGATCGTGCTGCGGTGCTGCGCGCCCTCCGTGCCCACCACTATTATCTTGATGATATTTGGTATGATAGTCCCATCGGCCCGCGCCGGCTTTATCCCTCTGTAGCCTTTCCTGAATCACGCTGTCCTCACGCTGTCTATGCAGCAGAACACATCATCAATCTCCCGACTCATGTGTCTGTCGACAAAACAACTGCTCGACATATTGCTCAGATCATCGCCGAGGAAGAAGCATGA
- a CDS encoding lipid II:glycine glycyltransferase FemX: MNQFRMCSDKATWDRYLADYPEANFLQSWQWAETYARRGNTILRHTLTDDGVVKAVVAGVTHTARRGKYLEIAGGPLVDWSDTRLVTLLMNHIATFAREQRCVFVRIRPQAQTVSLTQFGLRPARMHLHAEHTSILDIGRDTEVLLAAMRQQTRYEIRRAPKRGISISSNRASVEIDEFIEMQYQTAHRQGFTPSSPDFLREVCRQFGDDARLYRAQKNGQTLNLALILHFGKETDYYEAASIPAARNEPGAYAILWQVINDAKQRQMSRVNLWGIAPSNSGPAHRYARVTTFKRGFGGDDTTYTHAHDLVLRPIAYTKNWLVESIRKKRRNV, from the coding sequence ATGAACCAATTCAGGATGTGTAGCGATAAGGCCACGTGGGATCGCTATCTCGCAGATTATCCTGAAGCAAATTTTTTGCAGTCATGGCAGTGGGCAGAAACATATGCTCGGCGTGGCAATACCATACTGAGGCATACGCTCACCGATGATGGTGTAGTAAAAGCAGTAGTCGCTGGCGTCACACATACTGCCCGGCGAGGAAAATATTTAGAAATCGCTGGCGGACCTTTGGTTGACTGGTCTGACACTCGCCTCGTTACTCTCCTCATGAATCATATTGCGACATTTGCCAGAGAGCAGCGGTGCGTATTTGTGCGTATCCGACCACAAGCACAGACCGTTTCATTGACACAGTTTGGTCTCCGTCCTGCACGTATGCATCTTCATGCAGAACATACCAGCATACTAGACATTGGCCGTGACACCGAGGTATTGCTCGCCGCCATGCGCCAACAAACGCGCTACGAGATACGACGCGCACCAAAACGCGGCATTAGCATCTCCTCAAATAGAGCGTCGGTTGAAATTGATGAGTTCATTGAAATGCAGTACCAAACTGCCCATCGCCAGGGATTCACTCCCTCTTCGCCCGATTTCCTCCGTGAAGTTTGCCGCCAATTTGGTGACGATGCGCGTCTCTACCGCGCACAAAAAAATGGTCAGACGCTCAATCTTGCGCTTATCTTACATTTCGGTAAGGAGACGGATTATTATGAAGCGGCCTCGATACCAGCAGCACGCAACGAACCCGGCGCTTACGCTATTTTGTGGCAGGTTATCAATGACGCCAAGCAGCGACAGATGTCGCGTGTGAACCTGTGGGGAATTGCACCGTCCAATTCCGGGCCAGCTCATCGCTACGCTCGTGTGACGACATTCAAACGTGGTTTTGGTGGCGACGACACTACCTATACACATGCTCATGATCTCGTCCTCAGGCCCATTGCCTACACAAAAAACTGGCTTGTTGAATCCATACGAAAAAAAAGGAGAAACGTATAA
- a CDS encoding lipid II:glycine glycyltransferase FemX, whose product MAYEVKTVESKEQWDSFVTSHPEANFLQSWQWGEFHTSRSKTIVRRGIYDDNKLVAVYTGHVEPARRGIHLEIAGGPIVDWQNQSLVEKVFADIADMAKRLGCVYVRIRPQLLDSPTARHQFGNLGLKKAPMYLSVELAGVIDLTKTDQEILQGMRQRLRRALRKAEKNTITVEKSTDPAAIKEFYKIQLQTAGRHQFVAFSEDFLTKQFAAFAKDNSAVLYTAKYQGEILAQNFMIFYGNEASYHYGVSTELGTTLSGAPLLHLQAMRDARERGITRYNFWGIVDETDTNHRFYGVSVFKRGFGVEELRYLPAHDLIINRTAYLKTKLIETTRRKIRRV is encoded by the coding sequence ATGGCATACGAAGTGAAAACGGTTGAATCAAAAGAGCAATGGGATTCGTTCGTCACATCACACCCCGAGGCCAACTTCCTGCAATCATGGCAGTGGGGAGAGTTTCATACATCGCGTAGCAAAACGATCGTCCGTCGCGGTATCTACGATGACAACAAGCTTGTCGCCGTCTACACCGGACATGTCGAGCCAGCGCGTCGTGGGATTCATTTGGAAATTGCAGGTGGCCCTATCGTAGACTGGCAAAATCAGTCTCTCGTAGAGAAAGTATTTGCAGACATTGCAGATATGGCAAAAAGACTTGGCTGTGTCTATGTGCGAATCCGGCCTCAACTCCTCGATAGTCCAACCGCTCGGCATCAATTTGGCAATCTTGGTCTCAAAAAAGCGCCAATGTATCTGAGTGTGGAGCTAGCAGGTGTGATCGACCTCACAAAAACCGACCAGGAAATACTGCAGGGGATGCGCCAGCGTCTCCGACGGGCCCTCCGAAAAGCAGAAAAGAATACTATCACCGTCGAAAAAAGTACTGATCCTGCGGCGATAAAAGAGTTCTATAAGATTCAGCTTCAAACTGCAGGACGACATCAATTTGTAGCATTCTCGGAAGACTTCCTCACCAAGCAATTTGCAGCATTTGCAAAAGATAATTCGGCAGTCCTCTATACCGCAAAGTACCAGGGAGAGATACTTGCTCAAAACTTTATGATATTTTATGGCAATGAAGCCTCCTACCATTATGGGGTTAGCACCGAACTCGGCACGACACTCTCTGGTGCACCACTGCTACATCTCCAGGCAATGCGCGATGCTCGCGAGCGAGGTATAACTCGTTATAACTTCTGGGGTATTGTTGACGAGACCGATACTAACCATCGATTTTACGGTGTGAGTGTCTTTAAACGCGGCTTTGGAGTTGAAGAGCTACGATACCTACCAGCCCATGATCTGATCATCAACCGCACCGCTTACCTAAAGACAAAGCTTATCGAGACGACCCGTCGAAAGATCCGACGTGTCTAA